The following are encoded in a window of Halosolutus halophilus genomic DNA:
- a CDS encoding ornithine cyclodeaminase family protein, which produces MVRVLSDEDVASVLDLPALLPVVADAFEKQRTGAIERPERPHYPIGVGLDPDAPAQPTGTGLCMPAYVHGADYAATKLVTVCEDNPERGLPTVTAQLSLADARTGQPVGYLAGTRVTNARTGCIGGLAARELAVDEPIDLALIGAGTQARWQARAIAAATDDVARIRVYSPSESREECADDLAAELDVPATAVESPREAVRDATVVVTATTSTEPVFPGEALEDGTLVVAVGAYTPEMRELDAATIDRAATVIADVPAEAAETGDLRDRPAREIQPLADALAGRGGRESPADVVVVASVGTAVLDAATAEFVFDRAAANDVGTTVSL; this is translated from the coding sequence ATGGTACGCGTACTCTCCGACGAGGACGTAGCGTCCGTGCTCGATTTGCCGGCGCTGTTGCCCGTCGTCGCCGACGCGTTCGAAAAACAACGGACCGGTGCCATCGAACGACCGGAGCGGCCTCACTACCCGATCGGGGTCGGGCTCGATCCCGACGCGCCGGCCCAGCCGACTGGAACGGGACTGTGCATGCCGGCGTACGTCCACGGGGCCGACTACGCCGCGACGAAACTCGTCACCGTCTGCGAGGACAACCCCGAACGCGGGCTGCCGACCGTCACCGCCCAGCTCTCTCTCGCCGACGCCCGGACCGGCCAGCCGGTCGGGTATCTCGCCGGGACGCGGGTCACGAACGCTCGAACAGGCTGCATCGGCGGTCTCGCCGCGCGCGAACTCGCCGTCGACGAGCCGATCGATCTCGCGCTGATCGGGGCCGGAACGCAGGCCCGCTGGCAGGCGCGGGCCATCGCCGCCGCGACCGACGACGTCGCGCGGATCCGCGTCTACTCCCCCAGCGAGTCGCGCGAGGAGTGCGCCGACGACCTCGCCGCCGAACTCGACGTCCCGGCAACTGCGGTCGAGAGCCCCCGGGAGGCGGTCCGGGACGCGACGGTCGTCGTCACGGCGACGACGAGCACCGAGCCGGTCTTCCCCGGGGAGGCGCTCGAGGACGGCACCCTCGTCGTCGCCGTCGGGGCCTACACCCCCGAGATGCGCGAACTGGACGCCGCGACGATCGATCGCGCAGCGACGGTGATCGCCGACGTGCCGGCGGAAGCCGCCGAAACGGGCGACCTGCGCGACCGGCCCGCCCGCGAGATCCAGCCGCTCGCCGACGCGCTCGCCGGTCGTGGGGGTCGCGAATCGCCCGCGGATGTCGTGGTCGTCGCCAGCGTCGGGACCGCAGTGCTGGACGCTGCGACTGCCGAGTTCGTGTTCGATCGCGCCGCGGCCAACGACGTCGGCACGACGGTTTCGCTCTGA
- a CDS encoding NAD(P)/FAD-dependent oxidoreductase, with the protein MNVVIVGGGIVGTAIASRLGETGHDVTLLERSEIGRETTAASAGIVMRTAVEPDPFDLRMRARARSVYRDLFEAESLDVERLGALYVAETPVFADRLAGSATTLREYGVDASFVEATDLAEFGVEPAGFAGALSTPADTVCDDPAAIATAFADRARRNGVDVRTGVTVTDVETTDGAVSSVVTDDESADADVVVNAAGPWAPRLNEAVGVSLPLCHTQGPMVELEAVEPIDAPVTIFESNRYVRPAVDADGTRAWVGEFLTTYVEGQRYDPDDLSVSEEFVDSAPELASVVPALADASVVDAWIGLRTVTPDGRPIVGETAVDGFVVACGMTGLGITLAPAVAAVVQEEIDDRPDPDVHDRLSPDRF; encoded by the coding sequence ATGAACGTCGTCATCGTCGGGGGAGGGATCGTCGGCACCGCAATCGCGTCGCGGCTGGGCGAGACCGGCCACGACGTAACCCTGCTCGAACGATCGGAGATCGGCCGCGAAACGACGGCGGCCTCCGCGGGAATCGTGATGCGGACCGCGGTCGAACCGGACCCGTTCGACCTGCGGATGCGAGCGCGAGCGCGATCGGTCTACCGGGATCTGTTCGAGGCCGAGTCGCTGGACGTGGAGCGACTGGGTGCGCTGTACGTGGCCGAGACGCCCGTTTTCGCCGATCGACTCGCCGGATCGGCGACGACGCTCCGGGAGTACGGCGTCGACGCGTCGTTCGTCGAGGCGACCGATCTGGCCGAATTCGGCGTCGAACCCGCGGGGTTCGCCGGTGCACTCTCCACGCCCGCCGATACCGTCTGTGACGATCCGGCAGCGATCGCGACGGCCTTTGCCGACCGTGCACGCCGAAACGGCGTCGACGTCCGAACGGGGGTCACGGTCACGGACGTCGAAACGACCGACGGGGCCGTCTCGAGCGTCGTGACCGACGACGAAAGCGCGGACGCGGACGTCGTCGTCAACGCGGCGGGGCCCTGGGCACCGCGCCTGAACGAGGCGGTCGGCGTCTCGCTTCCGCTCTGTCACACGCAGGGGCCGATGGTCGAACTCGAGGCGGTCGAACCGATCGACGCGCCGGTCACGATTTTCGAGTCGAATCGGTACGTACGGCCCGCGGTCGACGCTGACGGAACGCGGGCGTGGGTCGGGGAGTTCCTGACGACGTACGTGGAGGGGCAACGGTACGACCCGGACGACCTCTCGGTCTCGGAGGAGTTCGTCGACTCGGCGCCCGAACTGGCGAGCGTCGTCCCCGCGCTCGCGGACGCGTCGGTCGTCGACGCGTGGATCGGTCTCCGGACGGTTACGCCGGACGGGCGTCCGATCGTCGGCGAGACGGCCGTCGACGGGTTCGTCGTCGCCTGTGGGATGACTGGACTGGGGATCACGCTCGCGCCGGCCGTCGCCGCGGTCGTCCAGGAGGAGATCGACGACCGGCCCGATCCCGACGTCCACGATCGACTCTCACCCGATCGGTTCTGA
- a CDS encoding PAS domain-containing sensor histidine kinase has product MTKRSVPIVDRVTDAFFALDTDFRFTYLNDRAEALLERSREELLGRVMWDEFPETVETQFPDGFHRAMDEQVSVSFDIYHARIETWFETRAYPSETGLSVYMRDVTERKRQETTLAQHAAVVEAGHDGVVTLDRNREIVSVNRSLESLLGADRSEMIGEHVEIVPELAGIDPVDTLEIGRAITDVDVGNADRRNLEVAFTDAGGTDRMGEFRIVPIADIRATVGVIIRDVTDQHEHERVVTSLHEITRWLLESDDPEEICAIAVHAGSDLLEFPISGIWLLDDEHGYLDPVAGTAGAHEELGGLPRFYSGEGLVWNVFESGEIERFDDLRAAEDLYNPDSPIRSEIIAPIGTHGVLMTGSLEPHQFDETDVDLLSTLVENTRAALDRADRERVLRERTTELERQTERLESIAEILSNDLKDQLESVSEALEDDPDEWAFAVAEDSVGATLDRAEQLVDDVREFARNASAVGTRSRIDLESAIETAIAASRLDDDAVIVDQSAMLRADADRFVHLLETAFDNIAARAETDVTVQVGLVGFENAGRSDRSRDSRGFFLLDDATEIPPTAHEQVLDPSTDDDTAIDGLGLALVRAIAEAHDWTIAVDNGENGGTRIEIRDVTTLEVQESRTRR; this is encoded by the coding sequence GTGACGAAGCGATCGGTGCCGATCGTCGACCGGGTCACCGACGCCTTCTTCGCACTCGACACGGACTTCCGGTTCACCTATCTCAACGACCGGGCCGAGGCGCTGCTCGAACGCTCTCGCGAGGAGTTACTCGGGCGTGTCATGTGGGACGAGTTCCCGGAAACCGTCGAGACGCAGTTCCCCGACGGCTTCCACCGCGCGATGGACGAACAGGTTTCCGTCTCGTTCGATATCTACCACGCACGGATCGAAACCTGGTTCGAGACCCGGGCTTACCCCTCTGAAACCGGGCTCTCGGTCTACATGCGCGACGTCACCGAACGGAAGCGCCAGGAGACGACGCTGGCCCAGCACGCAGCCGTCGTCGAGGCCGGCCACGACGGCGTCGTGACGCTCGACCGGAACCGCGAAATCGTCTCCGTCAACCGATCGCTCGAGTCGTTGCTCGGGGCCGATCGATCCGAGATGATCGGCGAACACGTCGAAATCGTTCCGGAACTGGCCGGGATCGATCCGGTAGATACCCTCGAGATCGGCCGTGCGATCACCGACGTCGACGTCGGGAACGCCGACAGGCGCAACCTCGAGGTCGCCTTTACCGACGCCGGCGGCACCGATCGGATGGGCGAGTTCCGGATCGTCCCGATAGCGGACATTCGGGCGACCGTCGGAGTCATCATTCGGGACGTCACCGACCAGCACGAGCACGAGCGCGTCGTCACCTCGCTGCACGAGATCACCCGATGGCTGCTCGAATCCGACGATCCGGAGGAGATCTGTGCGATCGCCGTCCACGCGGGCAGCGATCTGCTCGAGTTCCCGATCAGCGGCATCTGGTTGCTCGACGACGAGCACGGCTACCTCGATCCCGTCGCCGGCACCGCGGGTGCCCACGAGGAGTTGGGCGGCCTGCCTCGCTTTTACTCCGGGGAAGGGCTCGTCTGGAACGTCTTCGAGTCCGGCGAGATCGAACGCTTCGACGACCTCCGTGCGGCCGAGGACCTCTACAACCCCGACTCGCCCATCCGATCCGAGATCATCGCCCCGATCGGGACCCACGGCGTCCTCATGACCGGCTCGCTGGAGCCACACCAGTTCGACGAGACCGACGTCGACCTGCTCTCGACGCTCGTCGAGAACACCCGCGCCGCGCTCGACCGGGCCGATCGGGAGCGGGTGCTTCGCGAGCGAACGACGGAACTCGAACGCCAGACCGAGCGACTCGAGTCGATCGCAGAGATACTCTCGAACGACCTGAAAGACCAGCTCGAGAGCGTGTCGGAGGCGCTCGAAGACGACCCGGACGAGTGGGCGTTCGCGGTCGCGGAGGACTCCGTCGGGGCCACGCTCGACAGGGCAGAACAACTCGTCGACGACGTCCGGGAATTCGCCCGGAACGCGTCCGCCGTCGGGACCCGGAGCCGGATCGACCTCGAATCGGCGATCGAGACGGCGATCGCTGCCTCTCGCCTCGACGACGACGCGGTCATCGTCGACCAGTCGGCGATGCTCCGGGCCGACGCCGATCGGTTCGTCCACCTGCTCGAGACGGCGTTCGACAACATCGCCGCCCGTGCCGAGACGGACGTGACGGTCCAGGTAGGACTCGTCGGCTTCGAGAACGCCGGCCGGTCCGATCGGTCGCGCGACTCGCGCGGATTCTTCCTGCTCGACGACGCCACCGAGATTCCGCCGACCGCCCACGAGCAGGTCCTCGACCCCTCCACCGACGACGACACCGCGATCGACGGACTCGGGCTGGCCCTCGTGCGGGCGATCGCGGAGGCCCACGACTGGACGATCGCGGTCGACAACGGCGAGAACGGAGGGACGCGGATCGAGATCAGGGACGTGACGACGCTCGAAGTACAGGAGTCGCGGACCCGGCGGTGA
- a CDS encoding NAD(P)/FAD-dependent oxidoreductase yields the protein MHGIVVGGGIVGLSSAYALANRGVDVTVCEKGSIGGGSTERALGGIRAQFSTPVNVDLSRESMRVWNEFTERFGTDIDYRKTGYLFLARSDETAAAFEDAVAMQNDRGVPSEVLDPDAAREYCSGIDPERFVAATYSETDGFADPHLALQAYARAAADAGVDVRTRTPVIDVHREDGTSASADRDGRVTGVETLDGRLDADFVVNAAGPWAGQVAELAAVSLPIAPKRRQIAVVDPETAVPETDPLTIDLGTGTYFRPDRGGDALVGGHLASDDPERDPDGYVTQMEFDWAADVVEKTSEWTTYFGPESRIKRGWAGLYAVTPDDNAIVEETVPGFITAAGFSGHGFQHAPATGQVVAELAVDGEASLVDVDALSSDRFESGDEHAERNVV from the coding sequence ATGCACGGTATCGTGGTCGGCGGCGGCATCGTCGGCCTCTCGAGCGCGTACGCACTGGCAAACCGCGGCGTCGACGTGACCGTCTGCGAGAAGGGGTCGATCGGCGGCGGAAGCACCGAACGGGCGCTGGGCGGCATCCGTGCGCAGTTCTCGACGCCGGTCAACGTCGACCTGTCCCGCGAGAGTATGCGCGTCTGGAACGAGTTCACGGAGCGGTTCGGGACCGACATCGACTACCGGAAGACGGGGTATCTCTTTCTCGCCCGGTCCGACGAGACTGCCGCGGCGTTCGAGGACGCGGTCGCAATGCAGAACGATCGCGGCGTCCCGAGCGAGGTGCTCGATCCCGACGCGGCCCGAGAGTACTGTTCCGGGATCGATCCGGAGCGGTTCGTCGCGGCGACGTACTCGGAAACGGACGGGTTCGCCGATCCGCACCTCGCGTTACAGGCCTACGCCCGGGCGGCGGCCGACGCGGGGGTCGACGTTCGGACGAGGACGCCCGTTATCGACGTCCACCGCGAGGACGGGACCAGCGCCAGTGCCGATCGCGACGGGCGGGTGACGGGCGTCGAGACACTCGACGGTCGACTCGATGCCGATTTCGTCGTCAACGCCGCGGGACCGTGGGCCGGGCAGGTCGCCGAACTGGCCGCCGTCTCGCTGCCGATCGCGCCGAAGCGACGCCAGATCGCCGTCGTCGATCCGGAAACGGCCGTCCCGGAGACGGATCCGCTGACGATCGACCTCGGGACGGGAACGTACTTCCGGCCCGATCGCGGCGGCGACGCCCTCGTCGGCGGCCACCTCGCCAGCGACGATCCGGAGCGCGATCCCGACGGCTACGTGACGCAGATGGAGTTCGACTGGGCCGCCGACGTCGTCGAGAAAACAAGCGAGTGGACGACCTACTTCGGCCCGGAATCGCGGATCAAGCGCGGCTGGGCGGGGCTCTACGCCGTGACGCCGGACGACAACGCGATCGTCGAGGAGACCGTTCCCGGCTTCATTACTGCCGCCGGCTTCTCCGGCCACGGCTTCCAGCACGCGCCCGCGACCGGACAGGTCGTCGCGGAGCTCGCCGTCGACGGCGAGGCGTCGCTCGTCGACGTCGACGCGCTCTCGAGCGATCGGTTCGAGTCGGGCGACGAGCACGCCGAGCGGAACGTCGTCTGA
- a CDS encoding HalX domain-containing protein: MPPDHPSVLIVEDEPDLANLYAAWLDEECDVETAYDGNEALEATDETVDVVLLDRRMPGLSGDTVLDTIRERELDCRVAMVTAVEPDFDIIGMGFDDYLVKPVSKDELQSIIDQLMLRSTYDEQLQEFFALASKKALLDAQKTEAERKTSQKYAELEDRLAVLKTDVTDTMQDLLEGDGYRRICQDITRESVLED; the protein is encoded by the coding sequence ATGCCCCCTGACCACCCGTCCGTCCTGATCGTCGAAGACGAGCCAGATCTCGCGAACCTCTACGCCGCGTGGCTCGACGAGGAGTGCGACGTTGAGACGGCCTACGACGGGAACGAGGCGCTCGAGGCCACCGACGAGACCGTCGACGTCGTCCTGCTCGATCGACGGATGCCGGGACTGTCCGGGGACACCGTGCTCGATACCATCCGGGAGCGCGAACTCGACTGTCGCGTCGCGATGGTGACCGCGGTCGAACCCGACTTCGACATCATCGGGATGGGGTTCGACGACTATCTCGTCAAGCCGGTCTCGAAAGACGAACTGCAATCGATCATCGACCAGTTGATGCTCAGGTCGACGTACGACGAACAGTTACAGGAGTTCTTCGCGCTCGCCTCGAAGAAAGCGCTCCTCGACGCCCAGAAGACCGAGGCCGAACGCAAGACGAGCCAGAAGTACGCCGAACTCGAGGATCGGCTGGCCGTGCTCAAGACGGACGTCACGGACACGATGCAGGACCTTCTCGAGGGGGACGGCTACCGCCGGATCTGTCAGGACATCACGCGGGAGTCGGTTCTCGAGGACTGA